One window of Thalassovita mediterranea genomic DNA carries:
- the rarD gene encoding EamA family transporter RarD, whose amino-acid sequence MAIGPRRYYLPRMTSELRLGLTCGFGAYLIWGGLPLYFRLLDHVGPFEMLAHRILWGLPTALIFIAIARRWRDLRGALTPRRMLYLSISAGLIATNWLLYIWAVSAERVTEASLGYFINPLVSVLLGMIFFSETLRRAQWIAIAIATCGVAVLTWELGRLPWVSLVLCFSFAAYGAVRKTVSVDSRIGFAIETALLFPVAFIWLSWFQQTPDGGWMGDGIALDWLIPLAGPITAVPLILFALAAKRLKLATIGMMQYLTPTLQFLIAVLIFREPFGPVDAVAFGLIWTALAVFTVDSVLGERKARRLARAARLAE is encoded by the coding sequence ATGGCTATTGGTCCGCGCCGGTATTACCTGCCGCGAATGACGAGCGAACTGCGCCTTGGCCTGACTTGCGGATTCGGCGCCTACCTCATCTGGGGTGGGCTGCCGCTCTATTTCCGGCTGCTCGATCATGTCGGCCCGTTCGAAATGCTGGCTCATCGCATTCTCTGGGGCCTGCCAACCGCGCTGATCTTCATCGCCATTGCCCGGCGCTGGCGGGACTTGCGCGGCGCGCTCACGCCTCGGCGCATGCTCTACCTCTCCATTTCGGCCGGGCTGATCGCGACCAACTGGCTGCTCTATATCTGGGCCGTGTCGGCCGAGCGCGTCACAGAGGCAAGCCTTGGCTATTTCATCAACCCGCTCGTGAGCGTGCTTCTGGGGATGATCTTCTTTTCAGAGACGCTGCGCCGCGCGCAGTGGATCGCAATTGCCATCGCGACGTGCGGCGTTGCTGTTCTCACCTGGGAGCTTGGACGTTTGCCCTGGGTGTCACTTGTTCTCTGTTTCAGCTTTGCCGCCTATGGCGCCGTGCGAAAGACCGTCAGTGTCGATAGCCGCATTGGGTTCGCAATTGAGACTGCGCTTCTCTTCCCAGTCGCTTTCATCTGGCTCAGCTGGTTTCAGCAGACGCCGGACGGTGGCTGGATGGGCGATGGTATTGCGCTCGACTGGCTCATTCCACTTGCTGGACCCATCACGGCCGTGCCGCTGATCCTCTTCGCGCTCGCCGCCAAACGGCTCAAGCTCGCGACCATTGGCATGATGCAGTATCTGACGCCGACGCTGCAATTCCTGATCGCTGTCCTGATTTTCCGCGAGCCGTTCGGTCCAGTCGACGCGGTCGCTTTCGGCCTCATCTGGACCGCGCTTGCCGTCTTTACGGTCGATAGTGTCCTGGGCGAACGCAAGGCCCGCCGCCTTGCCCGCGCGGCCCGCCTCGCTGAGTAG